The Mytilus galloprovincialis chromosome 3, xbMytGall1.hap1.1, whole genome shotgun sequence genomic interval tgtccctctggtatctttcgcccctctcttTTCAAGACCTATCATACGTTTGATTTAACTTATTTCCTACTTGTCGCTAATTTTGGTTCACGCTACATCTTCACCACTACAACATGAATCTGATTTCAATTccgcaaaaaaatatttatttaaactgACTTCTTGAAGAAACTTCTAAGGACGAATGTTAAGAAGTTATAATTATCCTTTAACTTCACGTTATAAATAATTGATTCAGTTTAAGAATTATGAACTTGTTATATTATAAGCTCGGGTGTgatcctccatcttggattttgaagaagCAGATAACTTTGGTCTAgatatttgatgaaatgtgcaaattttgagagttgtATGTCATTCATGTAAAAgacttttgatataaatatagaaaCGTTTGTGTTCTATTATGAATCCAGATGTAATTTCACAAAAACactcagataaagtaattttataatagaaagtgttaCTATgatgaatttacctattttgatatgtagcaagaaaacaagttcggtgaccccatttttttttcttatctgaaagcatgttaCAAGAGCAATCTTCTCACATTTTATCATAAAGTTCTTAAAGtacgttttctttttatcacagaAAATTGGATTttccataaataaaataaaataaataaataatctttatttcaagaggatgatcccattagttaaaactaatcttcctgagagtcctcaaaataataataacatatttataagtacatagagtattataaagttatattatacacaatatacaattgtatttaaataataatgaaaaagcatattaatttgcacaattgatgaaaaacttgtaacattttgttttaaaagatacaagtgtattactcatttttatttcatttggtaaactgttccatatttgagaacttgaatatgtaaatgttttctttaaaaaatttgttactggttttggaagatttaatagtttttcatcagctgaacgttagttataattttagttatcagtaaaatgaaatttttcttgtaaatagttaggaaccataccatttaatgatttaaatacaagtattgccttttggtattgaatgcgtttttccacatttaaccagtgtaaactattaaacaataaactggatgatgtcattatgtcagcttctactataaccctagcagatttctgcataatccatacaaaatctgacaattttgctcAACCTGAAGCGTGCAaaaaagtccggtgacccatacttttagtatattttttaaaaaagcatgataaaacttcattttgacaagttattaattttttttatcaattttaattcatACTCCCTAGCCACCTTAACGTCTATATAGACACCCGTCTATTGTTGCAATGAAGTATTTTCTACTtgaggttgctgtctcatttgtGTCTTTTCAAGTACTTCTTTCATCAAAAGTCTCGTACAGTCAAGTTAAAAGCACCtgttagaagaaaaaaataaaaggaagaGTTATGACTCtttcaatacatttaaataaaaggTGACATACTTaatgttgaagtccgtacggtgacctatagttgttaatgtcggtgtcattttggtctcttgtggacagttgtctcattggcaatcataccacatcttcttttttttttatgttaaagttATTTTTCACACAGAGAGAATCACATCTTCACTCAAAAAACATGCGGAATCTATTTACCGATTTTCGTTCTTCATTTCATAGGAAATGGAACAATAGATTTCCCAGAATTCTTGACAATGATGGCGAAAAAGATGCAAGGTAGTGGAGATGACCAAGAGGAATTACGAGAAGCATTCCGAGTGTTTGATAAAGATGGAAATGGTTTTATTAGTGCAGCTGAACTAAGACATGTTATGACAAATCTAGGAGAAAAACTTACGGACGGAGAAGTTGACGAAATGATACGGGAAGCTGATACAGATGGCGACGGTCAAGTAAATTATTCAGGTAAATATTTTTATGCCATCTTTGATTTGTTGCATAAAATTTCAATCTCAaatattgaagaagaaaaaaggaatactaatattaaaatgtaaattagCGAAAAGCAAAATATTCAATTGCGTAggaattttaacaaaaaattccATATATCTATTTTGGCTGTTTTATgtcaattattttatattctataatttttatagatataagaagatgtggtatgcgtgccaatgagacaactctccatcaaagtcacgaTTTGTTAaagtaatccattataggtcaaagtatatacatgtacttggcTTAAATTTGTTTCAGCTCGTTATATAATTGGATGTAAACCAATAAAAATGTACATCTTATTCAGCTATATATATAAGATGAATGCTAGGGTTTTCAATTCACTTGAGTTTACCCAAAATGCTTATCTGTTTGGTATTTtgtgctgttttattttgtaatgaattatgtctttttcttttgtagagTTTGTGAAGATGATGACCCACAAGTAAATTCTTATGTATACCATTACCTCATTTAATtgcaataaaataataattttaaataaaaatatataacgcCGACATAAAGACATTTGTGGTGTTCATTAGTTGTTTCTGATACCGATACCTCTTTAAAATGAGTACATCCGATAGTGAAAGCCGTGAATAGGGACGTATATGTATGCTTAAGatgtttggaaaataaaaatattgtcaaaattggAACCTTGAATCCGAAATCTCGTAGAAGAGTGCCCTGTTTCCTGACCGTTATAAAATCCTTGTAGGTCCGTAGATGATCTTTTGAAAGGCAAAATGTATCCCCTTTCTACCCTAATTTCATTTTCCAGTGGTTTTAGATTCTTGTGCTTACTCCAGGTCGGCAAGTTAGGAGATCCTATACCTATTGTTTATCGTGAATTTGTTCTCGTCCCTATAGCTAGACATGCATCGTTCCTTTAGTTTCGAGCAACTTAGTATAATTGGAAAGAGGCAAAACATACAGGCgacagttggttgaccgttatggaataaccgtttcacagatgatatcggagaTTTTTCAtcatgtcgtaactacaatccccttccctttcatgaatgtgacctactgaattagactatttaccggatttgttataacataagcaacacgacaggtgccacatgtggagcaggatctgcttacccttccggagcacctgagatcacccccagttttcgtcggggttcgtgttgcgtattctttagttttctatgttgtgtcatgtgcactattgtttgtctgtttgtctttttcgttttaatccatggcgttgtcagtttattttcgatgtatgagtttgactgttcctctggtatctttcgtccctctgttgCTGTTAATATCTTTTTCCATGTGATATAACATAATCTTATACAAACTGCTGTATTATTTTGCCTTAGAATGAAAGCGATGCATTTCTAtagaattttcattattattattatgtaaagTGCAAAATGTTGCTATGGATAGTTAATTCTTTTTGATTCTTTAACGCTATTTTGAAAAAAGTTCTACTAAAACTAGAAGTACACCAGCCTTTTAGGGATTTACATGTTTAAAATCGAATTGTTTTATGactgaaaatgaaagaaaaaaacaaaacaatgtctCTTAAGAAGTGGTGagaatataagaaatatatgaaatgattACAAAAGATATTTTATCACTTTATCATTTTTACTGAAAAATATGTCGAATAAACAAAGAGAATTTTATCAAAactgtaaacataattatgtatatagtagatttaatatatatatgcatgtttcGTTAATAAACTAAATATACCTTTTGACTGAATGTATATAAAGAAgtacttatgaaaattattaaacaCGAAATATTCGGTTGATTTAATTTTGCCGCAATGCGACATATTACTAAGGAAAATATCACCCATTAAGATTTCTTACACATATCcgaatatttaataaatttgcgGATGGACATGTTCAAACAAACTTTCCTTCATCGAATTGAAATTGTAAAAACAGTAGTACTGGTACACCACTGGTCCAGGTTAGTGGCAGGTTTGGGCGCCTGCTAACATGACTAACCCCGCAAcataatgtatgtgcctgtctcaaggcAGGTTTGGGCGCCTGCTAACATGACTAACCCCGCAAcataatgtatgtgcctgtctgaAGGCGCCTGCTTACATGACTAACCCCGCAAcataatgtatgtgcctgtctcaaggcAGGAGTCTAAATCAGTGATTgtagtttgttgctgtgttacatatttgtttttcgttcattattttgtacttttgtacttaaataaggctcttagttttcttgtttgaattgcattacatttgtcatttcggggccttttattgctgactgtGGTTTtggcttagctcattgttgaaggcacatagttgttaatttctgtctcatTCGGTCTCTtttgagaattgtctcatttgctatCATACCCATCTTCTTTTTCTATTCAAAGAATTAAACAAGTTTGGAGAATATATGTGGAATGAAGTGTTTACTACAGAAAACACAACTAAAACACAAGTCCATGCTTTGCACTCCCAAAACATATGCTTTCAAAAGAATAAGAACAGTACGGGTATACAACACAAAACTCTTCCAGCAGAATGATGATGGTAAAATTGACAGTGAATTCAATCTAAGAAACAATCAGATTCAGTAGTAAACAGGGTGGCTTATTCGAACTATAATAATTACTGGAAAACATAACTACGCTCCAGAACCATTTCGTTCTAAGATGTAAGAAtgtcttttttataatatgtCTCCTCACATCTACCTTTGTGATGAtcatacaatgtaaaacatttaatctATAAGATTAGGTTGTATTATTATTTCTAGATGTTTATATAAATCTATGTAAATAATCAAAGTCTAAATCCAATTAATAGCCTCTagatttttcattcaaatttacATGTAATTGTATGTCAAGAAGAATATTACTTGACCTTGTTATAAGACAATTCACTACAGTTACTATGTTATAGTAAGAAGTTAGGGAATTAACATTCTTCCCTATTAGATGGGACATTTTTTTCTGAACAATATAGATTTTGGAGGATGCAAAGGTCTACTGTAACAGTGTATATGTAGCCACAAGACATAATATATCTGAAAGTCGAAGCACTACAAGCGCTTAAATCGTTTGTTTCATATTCATTTCGGAGGTACATACTTCAAATTTCTATTTTACTtgacgtttaaaaaaaatatatcagtttaaGAGATCATATCTTTTTATTGCTAAAACTGTTAATTTGACAATGATGACAACTTACACTATAAGTATCATTTATATATCAACGGTACAAATACCAAAGCACTAGTTGTTGGCCAGACCGTGTTCTTTGTCCATTACAAACAAAACCCATTGATAGACAAAGTGCATTGTATATCACAGAGAACTATTTTCTTTTACTGTGAAAAATATAGCTGTTACAAATAAAAGCCTCCGCTTCGAATTAAGGACCGTTTTGGGTAGTTTGGTGattattttgttaatttgctTGTTTGctgatattgtttttgtttaacgttttttcttttgttatgaCTTCTTGCTCGCTatatagttttacattttatagGAAAGTATACAATACACATAATTACActcatattcatattttattatacatatttagAATATCTTTTAGATCCAGTTTGTATTTAGGGTTCGTTGGATACGAACTATTTACCTTGTAAGTGAATAtgcataaacaaaaataaatacttttaaaaataaatttaaacaaccCTACAAAGCTTGTCCGGGTGATTTAATTTTGTCGCAATGCGACATATCTCTAAGGATGATATGTGTGTTAATAAGGTTCTTCAGGggtatatttataaaactgaaaaattagcatgtttatttttatatatctcttATGGAAAAGAAGAGggttcaaaatatattttcgcttctaaatttaaaaaaaaagtatttcgtCGAAATATCGTTGATTAAAATAAATCTGGTTCATGTGTATATtgcaaaaaaaagttatttttttattttaatgattaaaCAAATGTGCAAAGGgaacaaaaaactaaaaagaaaaatcGGTCGGTGACTAAACAAAATCTCAATGTTTCTGTAAAGAAACAGTTCCATTGAAGACAAGGGATTTCTGGATGAAAGTTAACAGTTTAGTTTGAAGTCCATTTAGCTAAACCAGTAAACTTTATTGTTAAGGGGGAAGTCTATTTAGCTAAACAAGTAAACTTtattgtttaggggtcagcttaAGCCTGCACCGGGTACGGGATTATCTCAGTTGGTTGAAGACGCATCGGTGGTATTGGACTGTTTCGGCTTTTTGATCAGGTTGTTCTCTCTTTGGCATATTTCTCGTTTCCATGCGCTATTCTAATTTCAGAGATCCGATCATTTACAAACATACAAGTCAGACTACATGATACGACGAAATTTCTTATTAGTTTAATCATAATAACGATACTTCTTTCACAGTAGTTATGGTTTATCAAACCTAGTGCAGAACTCCATCTTCAAACAAATGAAACCGGAAGAGAAAAGTCAATTTTCATTTAGCTTCTTTTCAATGTTGCCGATCGAAGTGCTTAAAATTATATGCACCATGATCTTCTTTTTCTGCCAGTTATGGCACCTGTCGTCTTACTCATGTTAGTATAAACGCGGTAATGaatctaattcagtaggtcacatttgtgaaaaagggaatggaattgtagttacgacaataGGAACaaatccgctatcatctgtgaaacggatattccaggACGGTCAACAAACTCTTGATGGCGGCCGTAACAAAAAATAGTTTCCAAGGAAAGATGCCTGTAATACATTGGTTTGTCGTTCGGTGGTGGAGACAATGTCAGAAATACCGAGAACAAATTGGCAATACATATAATATGCAAGTTCTACAAAGAGAATAGATTGAGTGGAATGACGACAGTTTCGAATGCCATTGGAAAACGAAGGCACGATGGATAGTGAAGAAATTTATCCTTGCATCTGACGAACTACGGACCCCTCAAGAAGTTATAGTATGGGTCCTCTAACGTAAAATGATTTAGGCGCTATCGATACACGAGATATCCGAAATGATGCCTCTATTCTGACCGGACatggctgcgtatttatacatcgtACATAGTCAAACAGACATTAAAAGTGATATCcaaagacaacaacaaaaaaaatctacagaTACCTGATGCACGAACAAGTCTGAATagcattgctaaaaaaaatgataaagataaaaagTTTCCTGTTACACCAATTATGCTATTTTTGTCACTGACCGATTATCAATTACCTGAATATAAATTGCAAAAATGCCACTGTAGTCGTGCAACTTTCGAGTAAATCGATGTTCGTTATCCATCTTGCTATGGACTAGTCTAAACGGATTatagttttctttgaataacacTTTAATAGTGTGAGTAAATTTTCATGAAGCCACACACTACCGGGTACTTCACTATCTATATGAACAGGACTCAAACATCAGTACTGCAATCAAACTTAACTGgtttaaataagtaaataaatttaTATCCCCCTTTTCAATAGTTGTGTTTGTGATAAGTTTCGATGTGAAAGCTCAAGCCCTTTTGCGCCGTTTTGTTTTTACAGTttggttcttatgttgtgctgttaaacCAATGCCATCTGTATCATTTTGCCTATTGGGGGATACATATGAAGTCTGCATGGTGATTTGAAGTGTATTAAATCAGTATCATTTGGCCTATTGGGGGATACAATATGAAGTATGCATGGTGATTTGTAGTGTATTTAATCTGTATCATTTTGCCTATTTGAGGATACTATATGAAGTATGCATGGTGATTTGTAGTGTATTTAATCTGTATCATATTGCCTATTGGGGGATACTATATGAAGTCTGCATGGTGATTTGTAGTGTATTAAATCTGTATCATTTGCCTATTGGGGGATACAATATGTAGTTTGCATGGTGATTTGTAGTGTATCAAATCTGTATCATTTTGCCTATTGGGGGATACAATATGTAGTTTGCATGGTGATTTGTAGTGTATTAAATCAGTATCATTTTGCCTATTGGGGGATACAATATGTAGTCTGCATGGTGATTTGTAGTGTATTAAATCTGTATCATATTGCCTATTGGGGGATACTATATGAAGTCTGCATGGTGATTTGTAGTGTATTAAATCAGTATCATTTTGCCTATTGGGGGATACAATATGAAGTATGCATGGTGATTTGTAGTTTATTTAATCTGTATCATTTTGCCTATTGGAGGATACTATATGAAGTATGCATGGTGATTTGTAGTGTATTTAATCTGTATCATATTGCCTATTGGGAATACAATATGTAGTCTGCATGGTGATTTGTAGTGTATTTAATCTGTATCATTTTGCCTATTGGGGGATACAATATGTAGTCTGCATGGTGATTTGTAGTGTATTAAATCTGTATCATTTTGCCTATTGGGCGATACAATATGTAGTTTGCATGGTGATTTGTAGTGTATTAAATCTGTATCATTTTGCCTATTGGGGGATACAGTATGTAGTTTGCATGGTGATTTGTAGTGTATTAAATCTGTATCATTTTGCCTATTGGGGGATCCAATATGAAGTCTGCATGGTGATTTGTAGTGTATTTAATCTGTATCATTTTGCCTATTGGGGGATCCAATATGAAGTCTGCATGGTGATTTGTAGTGTATTTAATCTGTATCATTTTGCCTATTGGGGGATCCAATATGAAGTCTGCATGGTGATTTGTAGTGTATTTAATCTGTAACGTATTATTTTGCCTATTTAGGGATACAATATGAAGTATGCATGGTGATTTGTAGTGTATTTCATCTGTATCATTTTGTCTATTGGGGGATACAATAAGAGGTCTGTATTGTGATTTGTAGTGTATTTCATCTGAATCATATTGCCTATTGGGGGATACAATATGAAGTCTGCATGGTGATTTGTTGTGTATTTAATCTGTAACGTATCATTTTGCCTATTTGGGGATACAATATGAAGTCTGCATGGTGCTTTTTAGTGTATAGTATCTGTATCATTTTGCCTATTTGGGGATACAATATGAAGTCTGCATGGTGATTTGTAGTGTATTTAATCAGTATCATTTTGCCTGTATGTATCATTTAGCCTATTAGGGGATACAATATAAAGTCTGCATGGTGATTTGTAGTGTATTTAATCTGTAACGTATCATTTTGCCTACTCGGGGATACAATATGAAGTCTGCATGGTGATATTTAGTGTATAGTATCTGTATCATTTTGCCTATTTGGGGATACAATATGAAGTCTGCACGGTGATTTGTAGTGTATTTCATCTGTATCATTTTGCCTATTGTGGGATTCAATATGAAGTCTGCATGGTGATTTGTAGTGTATTTCATCTGTATCATTTTGCCTATTGGGGGATACAATATGAACTCTGCATGGTGATTTGTAGTGTATTTCATctgtatcattttgtttattgggGGATACAATATGAAGTCTGCACGGTGATTTGTAGTGTATTTCATCTGTATCATTTTGCCTATTTGGGGATACAATATGAAGTCTGCATGGTGATTTGTAGTGTATTTTATCTGTATCATTTTGCCTATTTGGGGATTCAATATGAGGTCTGCATGGTGATTTGTAGTGTATATCATCTGTATCATTTTGCCTATTTGGGGATACAATATGAAGTCTGCATGGTGATTTGTAGTATATTTTATCTGTATCATTTTGCCTATTTGGGGATACAATATGAAG includes:
- the LOC143068033 gene encoding neo-calmodulin-like, coding for MADCNLTEEQIAEFQEAFTLFDKDGDGTITTKELGTVMRSLGQNPTEAELHDMINEVDADGNGTIDFPEFLTMMAKKMQGSGDDQEELREAFRVFDKDGNGFISAAELRHVMTNLGEKLTDGEVDEMIREADTDGDGQVNYSEFVKMMTHK